TTTCAAAATTGGTAAGAGTTTCATTCTATTTGACATATCAAGAGAGATAAGAAGATCATCAAGAATTAAGATTTTGAGAGAATCTTTATTTTGAAAAGTTAAAAACACTTTAATAAATGCAAAATATATTGAAATTGCAAGAGAAGATAATTTTGCTTCATTGAAAAAAAGATGATGTTTCTCAATTGTCATTTCAGCACATTCAAGATTTATATTTACAACAAATTCAACTTTACCATCATCAGTAAATTGTTTATCAAAAATAAAATCTATGATTTGAAAATTATTTGAAAATTTATTTAAAAAGTTCCGAATAAGTGGCAAAAAGGAATTTAAGAGATATTCTAATTTTTTAAAATATTTATCTGGATTTTTAATTGAACTTAAAACAAGATTATTTTCAATTGGATAATCTTTAAAAAGCTCTTTAACAATTGAATAAATATTTATCTTTTTAGAGTGAAAGTCCAAATCTCGATAATTAATTTTTAATAGAGATTTGTAATCAAGAAAGGGTTTTAAAATTGACAACTCTTTTTGGAAATCAGCAATTTCTAAATGGTCATCATCTAAAATAAAATCATTTCCATTTGAAAGAGAAAGTTTTATTGAAGTGTAAGTATCAGAATAGATATTTTTATTCTCTTTCCACTCTTGAGAAGATATTTCATCTTTACCTAAAATTTCAAAAGCTCTAAAAATAGAACTTTTTCCAGAGCCATTTTCTCCATAAATAAGAGTGTTTTGTGAATTAAGAGTAAAAACATTATTGTCAGTTCCAAAAAAACGGAAATTTTCTAATTCTAAAATCTCAATTTTGAGACCAACAGAATTTATAATTTCTGGTTCTAAATCAAAGTTATTTGCCATTTATAATTTGCACCT
This DNA window, taken from Thiovulum sp. ES, encodes the following:
- a CDS encoding recombinational DNA repair ATPase (RecF pathway) (PFAM: RecF/RecN/SMC N terminal domain), whose product is MANNFDLEPEIINSVGLKIEILELENFRFFGTDNNVFTLNSQNTLIYGENGSGKSSIFRAFEILGKDEISSQEWKENKNIYSDTYTSIKLSLSNGNDFILDDDHLEIADFQKELSILKPFLDYKSLLKINYRDLDFHSKKINIYSIVKELFKDYPIENNLVLSSIKNPDKYFKKLEYLLNSFLPLIRNFLNKFSNNFQIIDFIFDKQFTDDGKVEFVVNINLECAEMTIEKHHLFFNEAKLSSLAISIYFAFIKVFLTFQNKDSLKILILDDLLISLDMSNRMKLLPILKDDFSDFQIIFLTHDRELFEIYKNEKDSPFKNGKKFEIYLDKSYEIEKPFLKEHLDYFQTAKKYFKEFDYPASANYLRKEVERLKEIKQKQEDSKHNKNDILKKFHKLLQNTDLQNSENHSKVVGKLIGFKKGLETETSPEIEFDLTEIKSITDRILNPFSHDDNSKPLYKSELENALDIVEKIRNKV